AGGTTTATATTTTGCCTGTGATTTCATGGCAATCGCACGAAATAGCACTCGCAATTGTACCACAAGTCAAGAGCACCGACTTCTCGCTGCTGTTTATTCCAGAAATCGAAAGCTGCTTCCAGCTGTCAGCAGATTGGCGCAGTGCCAAAACATTTCTAATGTCCGATACCAAGCTCGCAGCAAATTAGTAGCTGTCGGAAGCCGATTTGCAATCGATTCCAGTGCGAGGGAGAGGGCTTGGGCTCGAGAGCGAGACGGCCGCCAATCAGCGAAAAGTTGAAGGCTTCGTCAGATACTTATCTGCTACCTAGATGTGTCGTGTTTCCAGGTGTTACCGGGAGCTTTTGGAGCTTCGGCTTCAGTTGGGCACTAGAACTTCGACTTTGACGTTGTGTCGATCGAGCGAGAGCCATTTAATTGTAGCTATCGGAAATTACACTGCACTACAAACTCGGTTCCGGAAGTGTAGTGATTCCTACCTCAGTTGTGGTTTTCGACTAGCCCATTGACTTGGCCCTTTAAAAATAGACtcgtgtgttggtgtgtgctttttgtttggcttgcCCCTACTTCACGGCCTCTGTGTGTGTAACTTCGGCCAGGGAAAGTCGGCGGGGGGAAATGCGGCAGGGAAAAACAAGGGAAAACTGACGCAATAGGTCGAAGCGAAGCTGGTGTAGTAGCAGTGCTACCAGTGTTATTGGCGTAAACGTTGGCAATTACGCGCCAACTTTGGCACTTGGATGCGACGCGGCACTGAGATCATTATTCGGTTTTAGAATGTGCCGGCGAGATAACAGAATGGGGCCCACTGTGCGGCGGAGACAGTGGGTCGGCGGACTTCTGGCGGCGGTCTCTTTTTATGCACTTGCAGTTCAGTTGGCTCACGTACGCGGCCTTTGATGCAACGCCTTTTCGCCGATGCCGACGATTTGCAATTAATTGGGAATTAAATTGTAAGGACGTGACGTCAGAGCGGGTTCGATGTTCTTGTGGGGCGATTCATAAACTCATTTACTAAGCACATTGTTTGTGTTAATACGCtacgtgtgcgtgtgtgcgtgtgtatctgtgtgtttgttgtgtaaaaggcaaacaaacaataagTAGGAGGAGAGCGGAAAACAGACATGTGCTCAGCTCGTTATGGGGAACAAAACGCTCGGCGCTGcccaaataaataagcaaaccGTAAACATGACAGCACCGAGACTCTCAAAAATCTATGCTAATtagcagcaataacaacaaaggCGAAGAGTGTATCTATGTATCCGAGAGAATGTATCTCGAACCCATACCCATACGCAAATACCCCCAACAACATAAGTGCAAAGCCAACAAATCGGCAGGCAGCCAAACACTCGGAATACCCTCAAAAATCGAATAATCACAAAATGTGAATGTTCAGTGAATGGGAAGTGTGGCTAAAAGCAAACATTCAAACGATCACAGTAAACGGAAAAGTTAGAGGGGAAGATCTTTGAAAGTCAATGATAATTTCACTTCATAATGAAATTATAccaattcaaaataaataattagatTAGTTGAAAACACTAGAAATCACTTGTTTTGAATCTTTACGACACAGATAAAGAATGATTCAACTCTTTGTTTTAGATATCCCTTAAATTTATATCTCAATCCTCTTTAGTGTTTTAACACTCTAATTTGATTAGAAAAGGAAAACTGTCTACTAATGCAAAAGACACTTCCAAGCGAGAAATGAATCAAAGATCTTCTGCCAAGCGCACTTGTTGAATCACATCTTCATGAAAGGCTTCTTTTGATGACACCCTATCCATCTGTAGATATCCGAGTTCAATCTTTAGTAATTTCCCAAGAAGTTATCTTGCTAGCTGCATTTAGCTCCACAAAAACCAATTCCATtgaaagcaaacaattttcGCAGGCAAGCCACGTTCtttataaaaaatgcaaaatttatCAGCGATAGCCCAGAAAAGATAACTAAAATGTGTGCTGTTCTACAGCAAATAAGGCGAGGCGTAGAAATCAATTTCGAATTTGTTGATATTACGGGGcaagaaaacagaaaatagAAGCCGCTACACTGGATCCACAGATATAGATAGCGGCTACTTGGATGTTCGTACGTCAGTGATTCAGGCAACTTGGCGGGGCCCGAACGAAATCCAAACGGAAACCGAAACCAATTGAGAATACACATTAAGTGAGTGGGTTTCTAAGGAGGGGAAGTAAGCGATCGTTTTAGTATTCCCTAATTGGTATCCCCGTGTCTGTCACACTGTGCAGAAATTGCATAATGCCGGGGCCAAAACCCCCACATCACGTGTCTGGGTCGTCTGGCACCTGACAGACCCGCGAAGATACTTCAGTTCGGATTGGTTCTGGTCGGAGGAAGTTAATGGAGATGATGGGGCTGTGGGCCAGACAGAACAAGAGAAATTGAAAGCCATTAAGTAcctttaaaaataaaagcggAATACTACTAACCGCATGGCCCACTGGGATGATACATGGGAGAGCTATATATATGCGCGTGGATATATGCTGCTTCAATTATTCAAGAGTACACCGAAAGCAGAGACTTGTGACCAcaaaaatcaaagaaattaCGCACGAAAAATATCTTTAAAATGCCATAAGTTGTATATAGATACGCAGCCAGCGCAGACTCATCAGatacacaagcacacacatcGGCCAGAAGATACATATAAGCAAACGCGAACTGTGGCAAACTATTTCCGTATTGAGTTCTCTTCTCAATGCCCTGCATTGGGCCATTTTGGGCATATTGCACGAAAGTTTTTTTAGATCAACCacttaaaaaattaaacaatttaagtGGTTGGTAAACAGTTTATCTGATTTTATTTGACCTccaaatgttttattttccctTAATGTCTTACATCTTTCATTCCTGAGCATTTATCAACCGAAATTCAAGACAAAAATGTGTTTGTgacattttaaaaaatttattttcgaaaGCATATATTCGTTAGCTTAAATTCCACAAACAAATTATGTGCGTGTTCCAAAAACATTTTCTAATATTTATGAATGCGCCAAATATATTTTCGAGCCGTGCGTTTCTTTTCTGCTCATCGGATTTTATGAGTTTGTTTGGCTTGTGGAAATTGCATTGACCTAGAAGTcatattgttgttttttcggTCTCTTGGGTATTTTGATGTCTTTGGAATACCCTgcattctgattctgattctgttTTGGCTTTGCACATTTCTCTCCCGCTCTCCCGTACGACTTTCTGTTTTCTCCGTATGTATTGTGAACATGAGCAACGTTATGAATTCCCcgattttcctttttgtgTGTATATTTTCAAATACTTGCCACTGTGCATCCGAATCGGGCTGTCTGTAgacatgtgtgtgagtgggagACTGGGGAGCTGGCTCCCGGCTGAGATCGTGAAAGGCCCACGGCCCATTCCTTGTCCGTCGGTCGCCAGCGCCACGAGGAACGGGAAGCGCgatcttaaaaaatatttaaaaaactgTTCACCCCGTGTTCCCGTTGCTCAAATCGAACATACCCCCAAAACGAGAGCGAAAGTTCAGTATTCAAAACGCAAtttaatttggccaaaacaattCGAGGCAATCGGAGACAAAGGCGCGATCTCGGCAGCGAAAAATAAACCTGAAAACATAACGATTTCGGACGCGTGCcaggcggtgggcggtgggcggggcGGCGTAGACGCCGGCAGCGGCAGCGTCGCTGTTTTATATGATTTTCCGCTCGTAGTGCtcgttttttttattttttattttcttttttttcgattttgcCGGCTGTCGTCGTGAGCAGAATGCCGCCGGCTCTCGGTTCTGGTTCTCAGTTCAGTTCTGTTTGAGTTTCTGGCGACGAGTGACACACACAGAGGGAACTAGAAATAAGCGACACCGAAAAACGAAACAACACTTAGTTGTACTGTAGATTCTGGCTGATTAAGAAACACGAAACACGAagcactcactcacacacacatatatatctcACACACAAGGAAAACTGCATTAGTTCAGATCGAGCGAAAGTGCCGTAGACGATGCCCAATAACCGCAATCGTaatcgcaatcgcaatcgcaaCAAACGCAATCGaaaccaaaatcaaaatcagaatccgagccaaaaccaaaacgaaaACCATCAGCAGCAGGCAGAAGGGGCGGAGGATcgggaggagcagcaggattTCGAGACTCAAGTCGCAGTAGCGCAATCTTCTTCCTTCGTAGATGATAATGGAAATTCTGGCAGCGTTTCAAATGGGCCAACGGAAAACAGCGAAGAGGTGACGAACACTCTTgagaaaaccgaaaaaaaagaagaaatatCCGAGCAACCAGCAACAGTCATCCAAAAAGAAGCAGATTCTGACGCAGAAATGGGTGCCAAAAATTCAAAACATCGCAAGGAGAAGTCCGATAAGCAGGCGTCTAATGGAAAAGCTGAAGAGCAGGTGCGTCCACCTCCCACCATTATTAGAAGGCCACCCGGCAGCCCCCGGCAAGCCAAGGTCATAGTTCATCGAATTGTGAGGGAAGAGGACACTGCCAATGGTAAAGCTCACTCACCAGAGCCACCCAAAGCCGTAGAATCTAAGGAGCAGCAATTGGAGGTCGAGGATTCAAAGGAGCAGCAACCTGAAGCTCATCATCAGGAGATTGAAACTAAGGAAGAGCGGGAAAATGAACCGAGTCCAAAGGAACTTCCTGAATCTAGTCATCTTTCGGAGGACGCACAGCAGAAACATGTCGAAGTTGACGAGAATGAACCAATTTATGATGAAGTGGACTACTCAAAGGATGAGACCACTAACACCACTAAGATCCCACAGCAAGAGCAACATGATCCAAAGGAACCGGAGCAATATGTGTTGCAACTCGAAAAGGCAATGGAGTTTGTCGAAAATGCTCATCAGCAACACGTTGCTGCCGTACAAAGTTATCAAAAACAAAGAGACACAGAGCAAGACgcacagcagcaggagcaaagTGAAGCACAGCACCTTCAGAAATCAACTGAAGCGCATCAGCAACATGTGGCAGTTCCCCAAATCCTTGTAGATCCCAAAGAGAAACTAGAGGATGATGTGAAACAGGAACCCATTTTGAATAACGCCCAACAGCAAAATGATGAGATTTCACCAAAAGCCCCAAAGGAAATCCAAATAAAAGTTCAATTTCAAACAGAAGATCCTCTTTCGCAGCAGCCGGCTGCACAGAAGCCCACCTCCAAGGTGATTATCCACCAGATACACCTGGAAACCACCGACGAAGAGCCAAATGTCAAGCCCACTTTCGAGGAGGTTAGCAGCACTACCGGTTCTCTGGCCGGAACCCTATCTCCACCACCCCGTTATTTGGTGGAGTCGCCGAAGAACGTGTCAAGTGGCCAGTTTTCGCGCTTCTCGCGCGATGTGCAAATCCAGGAGATGGAACTGAACAGCGACTGCAGCTCCGGGGAATTCAATTCCCTGCAGTCGCCGCTGGTATGCGAAGTAGACTCGGAATCAGAGGGATCGGTAGCCTTGGGACCGGAGCGATCGCCGTCGGATCAGCAGGTGCCGTCCAGCAGCCGAGTggagcagcatgagcaggtGCGCCAGAAACGTGCCCAGTATCGGAACGCTTTGGAATCGCACTTCCTGCCGCAGTTGCTCAATCCCCGCTATCTGGACAGCATCCTGGAGGAGAATGAATGGAGAAACTCCACCGCCTCCTCTGGCGGAAGCGATCAGACGGGGATCCGCACGCCCAAGCTGAACGAGACCTTTCCCAAGAGTCAGTTGGACTTCAGCCGCAGACACAGGCGGAGGGAGGAGGCCCCAACGCCTCTTAAGCTCGAAACCAGGCTGCTGGAGGATTCAACCGATCTGGAGAGCTGCACCCGACTGCAGAGCACCCTGTCTCCACAGTCCGAAGATGCAGAGCTAGTTTACCTGAGCTCCTCGGCCTCCAGCAGTGTCTCTGACCTCATGGAACTAGAACTAGAGCAGGCTGCCGCCTTGGCGGAGAGAGCCCTCGTGGACTTGGATACGGATGCCAGTCGGTTGATTGCTCGGCCGGACGATGAGATGAGCAGCACAAGTACCACCACTGCAGACAGGAGCGAGAcggaagcggaaacggaaacggagaCGGAGAGAGAGGGCGAGCAGAGTCGCGAGAGCACACCTGTTAACGCCAACACGACGCTCACCAGTTCGCAGTCTTCGCTGCTGAGCGCCGCAACGCCGACGCCGACGCCCACTCCCGCCGATCGAGAACAATTAGcaaaagatacaaatgtatctggtGGATCGACTGTTAGTTTCGGGGCAGCATCGCCGCTAGCGGCCACGCGCGAGGAGTTCGTTCGCAATATGGACAAAGTGCGCGAGTTGATTGAAATGACGCGGCGCGAACAGGAGCAAGGTGAACTACCGCGATCGCCGTCGCCGCCGCCCGTTCCCCCGCCTCCCGCTTCCGTGCCACCCTACAGTCCCGAGTCTTCCTCGTTCCACCTAGCTTCCTTGCAACTGAAGCGGCAGGAGTCTAACGACTCCCACTGCTCCGACAGCACCACCCACAGCCAATGCACGGCCATCAACCTGGCCAGTCCCCCACCGCCACCCACTGCTCAGCCACCCACACCGCCACTCAGACAAAAGCCTGCACCACCACCCGTACCGCCACCCGTATCACCACCCGCACCACCCACTCCCCAATCAGAGCCAGAGCTTTCAGTTGCAGATTCGTTTGCTAATGCAAATGCGGATGTAGATGCAGATGCCGACACTGATACGGAAGCGATAAAGAAGCTGCGCCTGCTGTGCACCGAGCAGTTAGCTTCCATGCCCTATGGCGAACAGGTGCTCGAGGAGTTAGCCAGTGTGGCCCAGAACATTGCCGACCAATCCCAGAACAAGATGCCCTATCCCATGCCCCAGTTGCCGCACATCAAGGAGCTGCAGTTAAACGCCAATGAGAGCAAGTCCTCCTCCGCCTGGCTGGGTCTGCCGACCCAGTCCGATCCCAAGCTATTGGTCTGCCTCTCGCCCGGCCAGAGGGATTTGGTAAATAACCAAACGCAACCGGATGACCTGCTTGATGCCCACCAGAAGTTCGTGGAGCGTCGGGGATACCATGAGTTGTCCAAGGCCCAGGTTCTCGAGCAAgaccaccagcaacagcagagtGAGATGCTCAAGACGGCGGCCATGATGCGCGAGTTGCGCAAGAGCCTCTCGCCGCCGGCGCCTCCTGTCCCTCCGCCGCCGGTACCGCTGAAGAGCGCCGAAACGGCGGCCAAGGCGACCGCTCATGAAAACGCCAAGAGAGATGACGCAAGCGAACAAAAGCAGAAGATCGCAGCATGCGAATCGTCATCGCTTGAAAATAAACCAAGGCAAGCAGCTGATCTTGGTGCTCAGCAGTCGGCAGAGCAACGCcagagcagcagcaccaccacctccaGCCACAAAGCGACCACAGAGACCATGTCCAGTGACACCGCCAAGTTTCCCACGCTGGACAGCATGGAGAGTGAGCTGGCCAGGATGTTCCCCCAGCACAAGGGCGACATTTTCGAGGAGCAGCGCAAGCGGTTCTCCAACATTGAGTTCCCCAGCCACCAGCCCGTCAGTCAGACCAAGCGGTACTCCAACATCGAGACGAGCAGTTACGAGTCCAAGAAGCGAATGGAAAATGGTCAGGTAGTCTACGATGTGAGCACTTCAAGTCACGAGAAGAAGGAGCAGGGTGATCCACCCAAGGACCAGCCCGCACCACCCGTTCCCCCGCCGCCAATTATGTCAGCAACGAAATTAAACGGTAACACTTTCATTGATGGAGACGTGGCGCCCAAAAATAGCCAGCCGTCGCGAGAGAGCGGTAGCGGCAGCGGCAACGGTACGTATGAGGAATTTCGGCAGCGTGCCAAGGCCGCCGCGGATGCTTTTGGAGAGCAGCGGGAGCAGCAAAACGGGCTGGATCAAGACCGCGTGTTCAAGGACTTCGATAGGCTATCGCAGCAGATGCACGCCGAACTGCAAAGCACCCGGGAAAAGCGGGAGAAGTCCGCTTCCATGTACGATCTCAGTGGCTTCACGCGACCCGCGACGGGTCATCCGAGATTAGATGAGTTGCAGCAGAGAAGACATGCCCACATGCAGGAGTTGGAGAGAGAAATAGAGCGGTCGGCAAAGTCGCGACAGGAGCGAATGTCCTCGGTACCGCGACAAATGGAGGCCACACCACCGCGAACTCATGATATTCCCATTGAGCTGGAGCCACGTTCCCGACGGGCCGAGTCCCTGTGCAATCTGAATGAGCCACCACCACGTCCGCACACCACCGTGGGTCACTATAACCACCCGGTGGCGCAGGATGACTGGTCTAGGTATGCCAACGATTTGGGATACTCGGAGAACATAGCACGACCCTTTGCCAGGGAGGTGGAGATTTGCTATCAGCGGCAGAATCAGAGAACACCACATTGCATTAGGGCTCCCCGCCTCTCCGCCAGCACTAATGATCTGAGCAGCTCTAGTCAATATAGCTACGATACCTTTAATGCTTATGGTGGCAGAAGGACCCACGCCCCCATGCTGAACCAggcgcaacagcaacagcgtcCTCATTACGGCAGCTGTTACTCCATGATCGAGAGGGATCCCAATCCCAGGTACATAAGTACCACCTCGCGAAGGGGTGTGAGCCCAGCACCACCGCCAGTTGCAACtccgcaacagcagcaggtgcCACCACCTGCCTATGATCGCCAGCAGAGGAGATCCTCGCTGCCGAGGGAATTGCATGAACAGCAGCTAAAGTACATACTATCCAAAGAGGAGGAGCTGAAGTTTGAAGTGGAGCGATTGCAGCAGGAGCGGCGTCGTCTAATGGAGGAAATGCAGAGGGCTCCGGTCTTGCCTGCTCCTCAGAGGAGGGAGAGCTACAGGCCCGCCGCCAAGCTGCCCACTCTGAGCGAGGATGAGGTATTCCGGCAGCAAATGGCCGAGGAGTGGATGAACAAGGTGGCTGAGCGGGAAGAGCGTCGTCAGCACAAGATCATACGTATATCGAAGATCGAGGATGAGCACGATCACTCCGCCGTAGACAAGGCGACCATAAGCGATGAATTCTTGGATCGGGTGAAGGAGCGGCGTCACAAGTTGTCCATGCCGGCGGACAGCGATTGGGAAAGTGGGGCAGAATCACAACCCCAGCCAGCCGCCCAATCCCAGCCAGAATCGGATGTAGAGGCGCCACCAGTACGCATACTGGAGGGCCAGGCGGAGGCCAATCTCCGCCAGCTGCCACG
This genomic interval from Drosophila mauritiana strain mau12 chromosome 2R, ASM438214v1, whole genome shotgun sequence contains the following:
- the LOC117137785 gene encoding uncharacterized protein LOC117137785 isoform X14 — protein: MPNNRNRNRNRNRNKRNRNQNQNQNPSQNQNENHQQQAEGAEDREEQQDFETQVAVAQSSSFVDDNGNSGSVSNGPTENSEEVTNTLEKTEKKEEISEQPATVIQKEADSDAEMGAKNSKHRKEKSDKQASNGKAEEQVRPPPTIIRRPPGSPRQAKVIVHRIVREEDTANGKAHSPEPPKAVESKEQQLEVEDSKEQQPEAHHQEIETKEERENEPSPKELPESSHLSEDAQQKHVEVDENEPIYDEVDYSKDETTNTTKIPQQEQHDPKEPEQYVLQLEKAMEFVENAHQQHVAAVQSYQKQRDTEQDAQQQEQSEAQHLQKSTEAHQQHVAVPQILVDPKEKLEDDVKQEPILNNAQQQNDEISPKAPKEIQIKVQFQTEDPLSQQPAAQKPTSKVIIHQIHLETTDEEPNVKPTFEEVSSTTGSLAGTLSPPPRYLVESPKNVSSGQFSRFSRDVQIQEMELNSDCSSGEFNSLQSPLVCEVDSESEGSVALGPERSPSDQQVPSSSRVEQHEQVRQKRAQYRNALESHFLPQLLNPRYLDSILEENEWRNSTASSGGSDQTGIRTPKLNETFPKSQLDFSRRHRRREEAPTPLKLETRLLEDSTDLESCTRLQSTLSPQSEDAELVYLSSSASSSVSDLMELELEQAAALAERALVDLDTDASRLIARPDDEMSSTSTTTADRSETEAETETETEREGEQSRESTPVNANTTLTSSQSSLLSAATPTPTPTPADREQLAKDTNVSGGSTVSFGAASPLAATREEFVRNMDKVRELIEMTRREQEQGELPRSPSPPPVPPPPASVPPYSPESSSFHLASLQLKRQESNDSHCSDSTTHSQCTAINLASPPPPPTAQPPTPPLRQKPAPPPVPPPVSPPAPPTPQSEPELSVADSFANANADVDADADTDTEAIKKLRLLCTEQLASMPYGEQVLEELASVAQNIADQSQNKMPYPMPQLPHIKELQLNANESKSSSAWLGLPTQSDPKLLVCLSPGQRDLVNNQTQPDDLLDAHQKFVERRGYHELSKAQVLEQDHQQQQSEMLKTAAMMRELRKSLSPPAPPVPPPPVPLKSAETAAKATAHENAKRDDASEQKQKIAACESSSLENKPRQAADLGAQQSAEQRQSSSTTTSSHKATTETMSSDTAKFPTLDSMESELARMFPQHKGDIFEEQRKRFSNIEFPSHQPVSQTKRYSNIETSSYESKKRMENGQVVYDVSTSSHEKKEQGDPPKDQPAPPVPPPPIMSATKLNGNTFIDGDVAPKNSQPSRESGSGSGNGTYEEFRQRAKAAADAFGEQREQQNGLDQDRVFKDFDRLSQQMHAELQSTREKREKSASMYDLSGFTRPATGHPRLDELQQRRHAHMQELEREIERSAKSRQERMSSVPRQMEATPPRTHDIPIELEPRSRRAESLCNLNEPPPRPHTTVGHYNHPVAQDDWSRYANDLGYSENIARPFAREVEICYQRQNQRTPHCIRAPRLSASTNDLSSSSQYSYDTFNAYGGRRTHAPMLNQAQQQQRPHYGSCYSMIERDPNPRYISTTSRRGVSPAPPPVATPQQQQVPPPAYDRQQRRSSLPRELHEQQLKYILSKEEELKFEVERLQQERRRLMEEMQRAPVLPAPQRRESYRPAAKLPTLSEDEVFRQQMAEEWMNKVAEREERRQHKIIRISKIEDEHDHSAVDKATISDEFLDRVKERRHKLSMPADSDWESGAESQPQPAAQSQPESDVEAPPVRILEGQAEANLRQLPRHLREFAKFSTSEQLPDGAQMERHEEQERREEATDNAHSSATKKTSIVKTYKVSRLPPSVQARPSYKSNGYVSEPEPNYDSDYSTLRYRTQNPHRVQSVSSAVNVRNLNQDEKLYGTMPNPIKSAQNSYKNQPGRIENYTTGHSSVSEKEKKEWWDEVMDIFNGNLEQSKLSPLYTEGNLSRALAKESGYTSDSNLVFRKKEVPVSSPLSPVEQKQAYKSLQAGGEPPLLGFRKPAPEKPRDLDPNAPPIPPQPPVKGLSSYDFPYSTDTVDGSESPNHYYATDVNIHFKTPIRHEQRQNLSEEELAIRQAEHMQKLYHEERRRKYLQELQDMNSRRHTDNFTPSQKSPIALNRYDDFPTDVTLKSLVGPKTVARALFNFQGQTSKELSFRKGDTIYIRRQIDANWYEGEHNAMIGLLPASYVEIVSRDGARTPSKRPSEGQARAKYNFQAQSGIELSLNKGELVTLTRRVDGNWFEGKIANRKGIFPCSYVEVLTDIGAEDIAARTTTVITSQSTTNLRPNLDVLRTNINNEFNTLTQNGAQPPNGILKETRTLHKTDALHVDTSSEPLAYRALYKYRPQNSDELELLEGDVVHVLEKCDDGWFVGTSQRTGCFGTFPGNYVERA